The Thermonema lapsum genome window below encodes:
- a CDS encoding DUF5522 domain-containing protein: MAKHKKDTRLQEGVDYYFNEKGLMVLTAHYLRKRGYCCKNGCKHCPYGFKKPTQRKM; encoded by the coding sequence ATGGCAAAGCATAAGAAAGACACACGACTGCAAGAAGGTGTAGATTACTACTTTAACGAAAAGGGCTTGATGGTGCTCACTGCACACTATCTACGCAAACGGGGCTACTGTTGCAAGAACGGATGTAAGCATTGCCCTTATGGTTTCAAAAAACCAACTCAACGCAAAATGTAA
- a CDS encoding class I SAM-dependent rRNA methyltransferase, with amino-acid sequence MNYPVLKLKKGRERSVLHRHPWIFSGAIEGSVEAGNGDIVQVQDYRGERLAFGFYSTQSQIACRIFHFGHELLTIDALFWQQKMAKAYQLRERFVVSEHTNAYRLIHAEGDDFPGLIVDIYGKVAVVQLLIKGVEKILPVIAEGLYAYGVHAVYLNIKEVAQRIEQVELQEGWYGSTAASSEVEIKENGLRFIVDVEQGQKTGFFLDQRDNRHLLGRYSRSMKVLNTFSYTGGFSIYALAHGAELVHSVDIAPAVLETAARNIALNSIPEGKHEAFAMDGFRYLEKETPQDFYDVIVLDPPAFAKNARAVPNAMRGYKALNLLALKKIKKGGLLFTFSCSGNIDKDLFRKAVFAAAADARRKVRILHQLTQPIDHPINIYHPEGEYLKGLVLYVE; translated from the coding sequence ATGAATTATCCGGTGTTGAAGTTGAAAAAGGGGCGAGAGCGTTCCGTATTGCATCGCCACCCTTGGATATTTTCGGGTGCCATCGAGGGCTCCGTGGAAGCAGGTAACGGTGATATAGTACAAGTTCAGGATTACCGGGGCGAACGTCTGGCATTTGGCTTTTACTCTACCCAAAGCCAAATAGCCTGTCGTATCTTTCATTTTGGGCACGAACTGCTCACCATAGATGCGCTTTTTTGGCAGCAGAAAATGGCAAAGGCTTACCAGCTCAGAGAGCGCTTTGTAGTGAGCGAACACACCAACGCCTATCGTCTCATACATGCCGAGGGCGACGATTTCCCGGGGCTTATTGTTGATATTTACGGCAAAGTGGCAGTAGTGCAGCTGCTCATTAAGGGAGTAGAAAAAATATTGCCTGTCATAGCCGAAGGCTTGTATGCTTATGGTGTGCATGCCGTATATTTGAATATAAAAGAGGTTGCTCAGCGCATCGAGCAGGTGGAGTTGCAAGAGGGGTGGTATGGTAGTACAGCGGCAAGTTCTGAAGTAGAAATCAAAGAGAACGGTTTGCGATTTATTGTAGATGTGGAGCAGGGGCAGAAAACTGGCTTCTTTCTGGACCAGCGCGACAACCGCCATTTATTAGGAAGGTATAGCCGCAGCATGAAGGTGCTCAATACCTTCAGCTACACCGGTGGGTTTAGCATATATGCTTTGGCTCATGGAGCTGAATTGGTACACTCAGTAGATATAGCCCCGGCTGTGCTGGAAACCGCTGCCCGAAATATAGCTCTGAATAGTATCCCCGAAGGTAAGCATGAAGCCTTTGCTATGGACGGCTTCAGGTATCTGGAGAAAGAAACACCTCAGGATTTTTACGATGTCATTGTATTAGACCCGCCGGCATTTGCCAAAAATGCCCGTGCTGTACCCAATGCTATGAGAGGGTACAAAGCCTTGAATCTTTTGGCGTTGAAAAAGATAAAGAAAGGGGGCTTGCTTTTTACCTTTTCTTGCTCTGGAAATATAGATAAAGACCTGTTTCGCAAGGCGGTATTTGCCGCAGCAGCCGATGCCCGTCGCAAGGTGCGTATCTTGCACCAATTGACGCAACCCATCGACCATCCTATCAATATTTACCACCCGGAAGGTGAGTACCTGAAAGGGTTGGTACTTTATGTAGAGTAA
- a CDS encoding NAD(P)-dependent oxidoreductase, with protein MKIGLIREGKTPPDKRVVLLPEQCLLLQERYPEVQIYVEKSPVRCVPDTDYEKAGLPVVDNISVADLLLGIKEVPIEALIPEKTYMFFSHTIKKQPYNRKLLQTILQKHITLIDFECLTDEDGNRLIAFGRFAGIVGAYNALWTYGKRFGAYELKRAYECKDYEELKQELKKVKLPTNYKIVLTGRGRVGNGAAEVLDAAGIRKVSPQEFVGQTFEKPVYAQLASRDYYAPNEGIYFDEKEFYLYPERFHSDFLKYALTADMLITGHFWNPRSEPLFTVDDMQSPAFKIKIIADITCDIRGSVPSTIRATTIESPVYDFDPFTGKERAPFSNARFVTVMAVDNLPCELPLDASRLFGRQFIENVFPHFMNGDKEGVLTRATIAKDGKLTPRYAYLQDYVEGKS; from the coding sequence ATGAAAATCGGTTTAATACGAGAAGGGAAAACACCTCCGGATAAGCGTGTGGTTTTATTGCCGGAGCAATGTTTGCTCTTGCAAGAGCGCTACCCGGAGGTTCAAATATATGTAGAAAAAAGTCCGGTACGCTGCGTGCCTGATACAGATTATGAGAAAGCAGGTTTGCCCGTAGTAGATAACATCAGCGTGGCTGACTTGCTTTTGGGCATAAAGGAGGTACCAATAGAAGCACTCATTCCCGAAAAGACCTATATGTTTTTTTCGCATACTATTAAAAAACAACCCTACAACCGTAAACTGCTGCAAACCATTCTTCAGAAACATATTACTCTTATTGATTTTGAATGCTTGACCGACGAGGATGGCAACCGCCTGATTGCCTTCGGGCGCTTTGCCGGCATTGTAGGGGCTTACAATGCCTTGTGGACCTACGGCAAGCGCTTTGGCGCCTATGAGTTGAAGCGTGCCTATGAGTGCAAAGACTACGAAGAGCTGAAGCAGGAGCTTAAAAAAGTCAAGTTGCCTACCAATTACAAAATAGTTCTCACCGGACGCGGGCGTGTAGGCAATGGAGCTGCCGAAGTGCTGGATGCCGCAGGCATTCGCAAAGTGAGCCCACAGGAATTTGTGGGGCAGACCTTCGAAAAGCCGGTTTATGCACAACTTGCCTCGCGAGACTACTATGCCCCCAATGAAGGCATTTATTTCGACGAGAAAGAGTTTTATTTGTATCCGGAGCGCTTCCATAGCGACTTCTTGAAATATGCCCTTACTGCCGACATGCTGATTACCGGGCACTTTTGGAATCCACGTTCCGAACCACTTTTTACAGTGGACGACATGCAGTCGCCGGCATTCAAAATAAAAATCATTGCCGACATTACTTGTGATATACGTGGGTCGGTACCCTCTACAATTCGTGCCACCACCATCGAGTCGCCAGTTTACGATTTCGACCCCTTCACGGGTAAAGAACGGGCGCCCTTCAGCAATGCGCGCTTTGTAACCGTCATGGCAGTAGATAATTTGCCGTGTGAGCTGCCATTGGATGCCTCACGTTTATTTGGCAGGCAGTTTATAGAAAATGTTTTTCCCCATTTTATGAACGGCGACAAAGAGGGGGTGCTTACCCGGGCTACCATTGCCAAAGACGGCAAGTTGACCCCCCGCTATGCATATTTACAGGATTACGTAGAAGGCAAGAGCTGA
- a CDS encoding YtxH domain-containing protein, whose protein sequence is MSKTTSLLVSFLAGAAVGFVAGILVAPYSGAETRRRLKNKAKDLQYDLQEQVSQLSHKVTELAEKYTPVSKK, encoded by the coding sequence ATGAGTAAAACAACCTCTCTTCTTGTATCTTTTTTGGCAGGTGCTGCTGTTGGTTTTGTTGCAGGTATATTGGTTGCACCTTATAGCGGTGCTGAAACCCGGCGCCGTCTGAAAAACAAAGCCAAAGACTTGCAGTATGACTTGCAAGAGCAGGTCAGTCAGCTGTCACATAAAGTGACAGAATTGGCAGAAAAATATACACCTGTATCTAAAAAGTAA
- the fabD gene encoding ACP S-malonyltransferase gives MKKAYVFPGQGAQFPGMGKELYESNAKAKALFEQANDILGFRITDIMFEGTEEQLKQTNVTQPAIFIHSVVMARLLPAFQADMVAGHSLGEFSALVAAGALSFEDGLRLVAKRAEAMQKACEQQPSTMAAILGLDDATVEKICEEVSAEGDEFLVVPANYNCPGQLVISGTVKGINRACERLKEAGAKRALVLQVGGAFHSPLMEPARQELQTAIEATAFAAPLCPVYQNVNAEPATDVETIKKNLIAQLTAPVRWTQSVQNMHRDGAVHFVECGPGKVLQGLVKKIVQAAQTESAVIA, from the coding sequence ATGAAAAAAGCATACGTATTTCCCGGACAAGGGGCGCAGTTCCCTGGTATGGGCAAAGAGCTTTACGAAAGCAACGCCAAAGCAAAAGCATTATTTGAGCAAGCCAACGACATACTCGGGTTTCGCATTACCGACATTATGTTTGAAGGAACCGAAGAACAGCTCAAGCAAACCAACGTCACGCAGCCTGCTATCTTCATTCATTCGGTGGTGATGGCACGCCTGTTGCCCGCTTTTCAAGCCGATATGGTGGCAGGGCATTCACTGGGAGAATTCTCTGCTTTGGTGGCAGCCGGTGCGCTTTCTTTTGAGGACGGCTTGCGTTTGGTTGCCAAGCGTGCCGAAGCTATGCAAAAGGCTTGCGAGCAACAACCTTCAACCATGGCGGCTATCTTGGGACTGGACGATGCCACTGTAGAAAAAATATGCGAAGAAGTAAGTGCCGAAGGCGACGAATTTCTGGTGGTGCCGGCTAACTACAACTGCCCCGGGCAGTTGGTCATCTCGGGTACTGTGAAAGGGATAAACCGCGCTTGTGAGCGCCTGAAGGAAGCCGGTGCCAAACGCGCCTTAGTATTGCAGGTAGGAGGGGCTTTTCATTCACCCCTGATGGAGCCCGCTCGCCAAGAGCTACAAACTGCCATCGAAGCCACCGCCTTTGCAGCTCCGCTTTGCCCCGTTTATCAAAATGTAAACGCAGAGCCAGCTACCGACGTGGAAACCATCAAGAAAAACCTCATTGCACAATTGACTGCCCCCGTACGTTGGACACAAAGCGTGCAAAATATGCATCGCGACGGTGCCGTGCACTTTGTAGAGTGTGGACCCGGCAAGGTACTGCAGGGGCTGGTGAAGAAAATAGTACAGGCAGCACAGACAGAAAGCGCAGTGATTGCATAG
- a CDS encoding LolA family protein: MKKRLFLCLVLLIARIGYAQTSYEQKAAEILQKVEKKYKSVEALRAYFTYEMRNSIHNVYEKTEGTFVMKGNKYRLILPEQEVINNGSTLWTYLKQTNEVNISNYEPDEAEITPDKIFTLYKRDYKYIWVERVAERGKIYDVIDLQPIDRNKNHFKIRLHINEASNSIKSFEIFEKNQNRYKYTFTRLEFNVKVDDKYFTFNPADYPGVEVVDLR, from the coding sequence ATGAAAAAACGCCTATTCCTGTGCCTTGTCTTGCTTATAGCCCGAATTGGCTATGCACAAACTTCATACGAGCAAAAAGCAGCAGAAATTCTGCAAAAGGTAGAAAAAAAATATAAGAGCGTAGAAGCATTGCGTGCTTATTTTACCTATGAAATGCGCAATTCTATACACAACGTATATGAAAAAACCGAAGGAACATTCGTAATGAAAGGCAACAAATATCGTTTGATTTTGCCTGAGCAAGAAGTCATTAACAACGGAAGCACTCTTTGGACATACCTCAAACAAACCAACGAGGTGAATATCTCTAACTATGAACCCGACGAGGCGGAAATCACACCCGATAAAATTTTTACCCTATACAAGCGCGATTACAAATACATCTGGGTAGAACGTGTTGCCGAGCGGGGCAAAATATACGATGTGATTGATTTGCAGCCGATTGACCGCAACAAAAACCATTTTAAAATCCGTTTGCATATAAATGAAGCTTCGAATTCTATCAAGAGCTTCGAAATATTCGAAAAAAATCAAAACCGCTATAAATATACTTTTACACGTCTGGAGTTCAATGTGAAGGTGGACGACAAGTATTTCACCTTCAATCCTGCAGATTATCCCGGTGTGGAAGTGGTGGATTTAAGATAA
- a CDS encoding FtsK/SpoIIIE family DNA translocase, protein MTKNTPKNTPKNEPLRKAKRRIGWLKDRRLQLTLGFALFFAAFYLLLAFTSYLFTAKADQSVVEAIDNTGVIEAGDEVENWLGIYGALLSYRFIFRWMGLGAFFLVPLLLHTAVDLIFRVRLFAFKRTFLLFLFLAFWFSYLLGYLAVTLPEGNYFTLIAGGVGYELARWTHALIGWGTPLWLALCFIVFAIYFWNITSVDWKRWRIVKRMVDAQTTHPVPPPTPSLNDSEEEEEEEVDKEEAEVSRLLYEDEKKIEEEIEKMGIKLLRIGEEEEEEHEESNEISNTTDAQSLRAVVDEEDDDDANNKEERADEATSIALSVDETQKKQASKDTPLTVEVVNTTKAPSVSSVVNDVASDIEDEEAEAVPAVGSLDFAYDPRLELSRYQMPPTSLLDAAPAESVQVTREELEANKDKIVETLGHYGIGIESIKATIGPTVTLYELVPKAGVRISKIKSLEDDIALSLSALGIRIIAPIPGKGTIGIEVPNKKRELVALRPILESEQFRNTKYALPIAFGKTVTNEIFMVDLAKMPHLLIAGATGQGKSVGLNVILASLLYKKHPAELKFVLVDPKKVELTLYNKIERHFLAKLPNEEEAIITDTSKVINTLYSLCIEMDTRYDLLKKAGCRNIKEYNKKFLERRLNPENGHRFMPYIVLIIDELADLMMTAGKEVEQPIARLAQLARAIGIHLVVATQRPSVNVITGIIKANFPARLSFRVTSKVDSRTILDTGGAEQLVGMGDMLFSMGADLVRVQCAFIDTHEVEALCNFIGEQRGYASAYLLPEYVGESGENEVGEVDLSERDAFFEEAARIVVMHQQGSTSLLQRRLKIGYNRAGRIIDQLEQAGIVGPFEGSKAREVLIPDEYALEQLLNELNKKHA, encoded by the coding sequence ATGACTAAAAATACACCTAAGAATACCCCTAAAAACGAGCCGCTGCGCAAAGCCAAAAGGCGTATAGGATGGCTGAAAGACAGACGTTTGCAACTAACGCTTGGCTTTGCTTTATTTTTTGCTGCTTTTTATTTACTCTTGGCGTTTACGTCTTACTTGTTCACTGCCAAGGCAGACCAAAGCGTAGTGGAGGCAATCGACAACACCGGTGTTATTGAAGCTGGCGATGAAGTAGAAAACTGGCTGGGCATCTATGGGGCGCTGCTCTCTTACCGCTTTATCTTTCGTTGGATGGGGTTAGGCGCTTTTTTTCTCGTGCCTCTGCTGTTGCATACCGCTGTGGACCTGATATTCCGTGTGCGCCTGTTCGCCTTCAAACGTACATTCTTACTTTTTCTCTTTTTGGCTTTTTGGTTTAGCTATCTTTTAGGATACTTGGCAGTAACTCTGCCCGAGGGTAACTATTTTACTTTGATTGCCGGCGGTGTAGGCTACGAGTTGGCACGCTGGACTCACGCCCTCATCGGATGGGGCACCCCCTTATGGCTGGCACTCTGTTTTATTGTGTTTGCCATCTACTTCTGGAATATCACAAGCGTGGATTGGAAACGGTGGCGCATTGTGAAACGTATGGTTGATGCTCAAACCACGCACCCCGTGCCACCGCCAACCCCTTCTCTGAACGATAGTGAAGAGGAAGAGGAAGAAGAAGTCGATAAGGAGGAAGCAGAAGTGAGCCGCCTGCTTTATGAAGATGAAAAAAAGATAGAGGAGGAAATCGAAAAAATGGGCATTAAGCTGCTGCGTATTGGAGAAGAGGAAGAAGAGGAGCACGAAGAAAGCAACGAGATAAGTAACACAACCGATGCTCAAAGCCTCCGTGCGGTAGTAGATGAAGAAGATGATGATGATGCTAATAACAAAGAAGAGAGAGCAGACGAAGCTACATCTATTGCCCTCTCTGTTGATGAAACTCAGAAAAAGCAAGCTTCAAAAGATACGCCTCTTACTGTAGAGGTAGTCAATACTACAAAGGCGCCGTCTGTGTCATCGGTAGTGAATGATGTAGCCAGTGACATAGAGGACGAAGAAGCGGAAGCTGTACCGGCAGTAGGCAGCTTAGATTTCGCCTATGACCCTCGCCTGGAGCTGTCGCGCTATCAAATGCCGCCCACCTCTTTGCTCGATGCAGCACCTGCCGAAAGTGTGCAAGTAACACGCGAAGAGCTGGAAGCCAACAAAGACAAGATAGTGGAAACCCTCGGGCACTATGGCATCGGCATCGAGTCTATCAAGGCGACCATCGGTCCTACGGTTACGCTCTATGAGTTGGTGCCCAAAGCAGGGGTGCGTATTTCTAAAATCAAAAGTCTTGAAGACGACATTGCATTGAGTCTTTCTGCTTTGGGCATTCGCATCATTGCGCCCATCCCTGGTAAAGGAACCATAGGGATTGAAGTACCCAACAAAAAACGTGAGTTGGTGGCATTGCGCCCCATTTTAGAGAGCGAGCAATTCCGCAATACCAAATATGCCCTGCCCATTGCTTTTGGTAAAACCGTAACCAATGAGATATTCATGGTTGACCTTGCCAAGATGCCGCATCTGCTCATTGCAGGGGCGACAGGACAAGGTAAGTCGGTAGGCTTGAATGTAATTTTGGCTTCTTTGCTTTACAAAAAGCACCCTGCCGAATTGAAGTTTGTGCTGGTGGACCCCAAGAAGGTGGAGCTTACCTTATACAATAAAATAGAGCGCCATTTTCTTGCCAAACTGCCCAACGAGGAAGAAGCTATCATCACCGACACATCTAAGGTCATCAACACACTCTACTCGTTGTGTATCGAGATGGATACACGCTATGACCTGCTCAAGAAAGCAGGCTGCCGCAATATCAAAGAATACAATAAAAAATTTTTGGAGCGACGGCTCAACCCCGAAAATGGGCACCGTTTCATGCCCTATATCGTACTCATCATCGATGAGCTGGCAGATTTGATGATGACCGCAGGCAAAGAAGTAGAGCAGCCCATCGCCCGTTTGGCGCAGTTGGCACGTGCCATCGGCATTCACTTGGTGGTGGCTACCCAACGCCCCTCGGTCAACGTCATTACCGGCATCATCAAAGCCAATTTCCCGGCACGCCTTTCTTTCCGGGTAACATCCAAAGTGGACTCGCGCACCATCTTGGATACGGGTGGCGCCGAACAACTGGTTGGTATGGGGGATATGCTCTTTTCTATGGGAGCAGACTTGGTGCGTGTGCAGTGCGCCTTCATCGATACGCATGAAGTGGAAGCCCTTTGCAACTTTATTGGTGAGCAGAGAGGCTATGCTTCGGCTTACCTATTGCCTGAATACGTGGGCGAGTCGGGTGAAAACGAAGTCGGAGAGGTGGACTTGTCTGAACGCGATGCCTTCTTCGAAGAAGCAGCCCGTATTGTAGTGATGCACCAGCAAGGAAGCACTTCGCTTTTGCAGCGCCGCCTGAAAATAGGTTACAACCGTGCCGGGCGCATCATCGACCAACTCGAGCAAGCCGGCATTGTAGGACCCTTTGAAGGAAGCAAGGCGCGCGAGGTGCTCATCCCCGATGAGTATGCTTTGGAACAGTTATTGAATGAACTAAACAAAAAACATGCTTGA
- a CDS encoding quinone-dependent dihydroorotate dehydrogenase, whose protein sequence is MYSLVRRLLFLLPAEQAHHFTFVCLRLLMRLPFVKSLCKRLFVVEDPRLERAYWGIRFRNPIGLAAGFDKNALLLDVWEYFGFGFVEIGTVTPRPQAGNPRPRLFRLVSDRALINRMGFNNDGVDAIVERLKKRKSNIVIGGNIGKNKNTPNERAAEDYVMCFEKLFDYVDYFVVNVSSPNTPNLRELQEREPLKQLLGELQRRNVAKPQPKPILLKISPDLNEEQLKDVIEIVKQTGIAGIIATNTTIDRQGLRTPQEEVETLGAGGLSGAPLKGRSCEVLQLLRKYAGNGFPIVSVGGLMEPADVCRRLRSGADLVQLYTGFVYAGPALVKRSLKQLLREEN, encoded by the coding sequence TGCTTTTCTTACTGCCTGCCGAGCAGGCACACCATTTTACCTTTGTCTGTTTGCGCCTGTTGATGCGTCTGCCCTTTGTCAAATCCTTGTGTAAGAGGCTTTTTGTGGTAGAAGACCCGCGTTTGGAACGTGCATATTGGGGCATTCGTTTTCGCAATCCCATAGGCTTGGCGGCAGGCTTCGATAAAAACGCCCTTCTGCTGGATGTATGGGAATACTTTGGTTTTGGTTTTGTAGAGATAGGCACCGTTACGCCACGCCCACAGGCGGGCAATCCCCGTCCCCGTCTTTTCCGCCTTGTGAGCGACCGAGCCCTCATCAACCGCATGGGCTTCAACAACGATGGGGTAGATGCCATCGTGGAGCGTCTGAAAAAACGTAAATCGAACATAGTAATAGGCGGCAACATAGGCAAAAACAAAAACACCCCCAACGAACGTGCTGCCGAAGACTACGTAATGTGCTTTGAAAAGCTTTTTGATTATGTAGATTACTTTGTGGTAAATGTGAGCTCGCCTAACACACCCAACCTGCGGGAACTACAAGAAAGAGAGCCCTTGAAACAACTCTTGGGGGAGCTACAGCGTCGCAATGTGGCTAAGCCGCAGCCTAAACCCATCTTATTGAAGATATCTCCTGACTTGAATGAAGAACAACTGAAAGATGTGATTGAGATAGTCAAACAAACGGGCATTGCCGGCATCATAGCCACCAACACCACCATTGACAGGCAAGGGCTGCGTACGCCACAAGAGGAAGTAGAGACCCTCGGGGCAGGAGGTTTAAGTGGCGCGCCTTTGAAAGGGCGCTCCTGTGAAGTGCTGCAGCTGCTACGAAAATATGCGGGCAATGGCTTTCCTATTGTTTCGGTGGGGGGGCTCATGGAACCCGCCGACGTATGCCGCCGCTTGCGTTCGGGTGCCGACCTTGTGCAGCTTTATACTGGCTTTGTTTATGCTGGTCCGGCTTTGGTGAAGCGTAGCCTCAAACAGCTGCTTCGTGAAGAAAATTGA